In Fervidobacterium nodosum Rt17-B1, one genomic interval encodes:
- the rsxE gene encoding electron transport complex subunit RsxE yields MASKISEFTKGIIKDNPTYVQVLGMCPTLATTTSAKNGFGMGLAATAVLVMSNVVISSIRKTVPEKIRIPIFITVIATFVTIVDLLMHAFTYDLWKTLGLFIPLIVVNCIIMGRAEAYASKHGVLDSLLDGLGMGVGFTLSLTLLGSIRELLGNGSIFDITIWGKAFNMFVMILPPGAYLTLGLLAALFAAISIKKEERAKKSAQQAGQAQKVGEAK; encoded by the coding sequence ATGGCCTCTAAGATTTCTGAATTTACAAAGGGTATAATAAAAGATAATCCAACATATGTTCAGGTACTTGGTATGTGCCCTACTCTTGCCACAACAACAAGTGCGAAAAACGGATTTGGAATGGGACTTGCCGCAACAGCTGTTCTTGTTATGTCAAACGTTGTTATATCTTCAATAAGAAAAACTGTTCCAGAAAAAATAAGAATCCCTATATTTATAACAGTTATTGCAACATTCGTTACGATTGTTGATTTACTCATGCACGCATTTACTTACGATCTATGGAAAACACTTGGTCTCTTTATTCCACTCATAGTTGTCAACTGTATAATCATGGGTAGAGCCGAAGCTTATGCCTCGAAACATGGAGTTTTAGATTCTCTGCTAGATGGACTTGGAATGGGTGTTGGATTCACACTAAGTTTAACTCTTCTTGGAAGCATAAGAGAATTACTTGGTAATGGTTCCATATTTGATATAACAATTTGGGGTAAAGCATTTAATATGTTTGTCATGATTCTCCCACCAGGTGCTTACTTAACACTTGGGTTGCTTGCGGCACTTTTTGCAGCGATATCAATTAAAAAAGAAGAAAGAGCTAAAAAATCAGCACAACAAGCAGGTCAAGCACAGAAAGTTGGTGAGGCAAAATGA
- a CDS encoding electron transport complex protein RnfA — MKLFLILLSAMLINNYVFVRFLGICPFLGVSKRVSTALGMGIAVIFVLVMSSAISWALDLVLISMHLEFLRTIVFILVIATFVQFVEAFLKKNNPTLYEALGIYLPLITTNCIILGIAIVNSLSKYNLLEAVFNALGAGLGFLLALIIFATIRERLELYDIPKPFQNLPISMIIASLLSLAFMGFQGMIK, encoded by the coding sequence ATGAAATTATTCCTTATACTTTTATCAGCAATGCTTATAAATAACTATGTCTTTGTTAGGTTTCTTGGAATTTGTCCATTTTTAGGTGTTTCTAAAAGAGTTTCAACAGCTCTTGGTATGGGTATTGCGGTTATATTCGTTCTCGTTATGTCATCAGCGATTTCTTGGGCTTTAGATTTAGTTTTAATATCAATGCATTTGGAATTTTTACGTACAATTGTTTTCATACTTGTTATAGCTACGTTTGTTCAATTTGTTGAAGCGTTCTTAAAGAAAAATAATCCTACACTTTACGAAGCACTTGGAATATACTTGCCACTTATAACAACAAACTGTATCATTCTCGGTATTGCAATCGTTAACAGCCTTTCGAAATACAACCTCCTCGAGGCGGTTTTTAATGCTTTGGGAGCCGGACTTGGATTTTTGTTGGCATTGATAATCTTTGCAACTATAAGGGAACGTTTGGAACTTTACGACATTCCAAAACCTTTCCAAAATCTTCCTATATCCATGATTATAGCTTCCTTACTTTCACTTGCATTTATGGGCTTCCAAGGAATGATAAAATAG
- a CDS encoding polyribonucleotide nucleotidyltransferase, whose protein sequence is MKEWRKNLFGREWLFQHGKVAKQSAGSIWARFGDSVVLATVNVSDNVVEGIDFVPLTVEFMEKFYAAGKIPGGFVKREGKPSESGILSSRLIDRPIRPLFPKNLRNEVQVIVTVLSVDPNCPTDVLGITAASLALNISRVPFDGIVAGVQIGYVDGQFIVFPTAEQLERSKIDIVVAGTKDAITMVEGEAKEVTEEEMLQALMTAHEAIKQIVAFQEEVIKEFNVEKMPLPEPKYNVELVEKFVEYIDMTELEKRIFARGKQERAEMADEYYESIVQKFFEDNNIPEEEQEEYAIPLKEKYDEISKKLMRKIIIERGLRADGRGPKDIRPITCEVGLLPRTHGSSLFTRGETQSLGIVTLGSPAEEQIIDTLIEEGTKRFILHYNFPPFSTGEVKPLRGPSRREIGHGHLAERAVKAIIPPEDEFPYVIRVVSEILESNGSSSMATVCSASLALMDAGVPTKKHVAGVAMGLILEEGKGVILTDIIGLEDHWGDMDFKVAGTKDGITAFQMDCKVSGVSEELLRQALYQAKEARMFILDKLYETISEPRKELSPYAPRISWFFIDPTRSGELIGPGGKTIKSIIKMFDVEISLDDSTGKVTVSGVDAEKVQEAVEYIQNMFRDISIGDLYTGKVTRVENYGIFVEIMPGKIGLVHSSKLGNVKPTSFKVGDKIKVEVINIDDAGRLQFRRLEE, encoded by the coding sequence ATGAAAGAGTGGAGGAAAAATTTATTTGGGAGAGAATGGCTATTTCAGCACGGTAAAGTAGCAAAACAATCTGCAGGCTCAATATGGGCGAGGTTTGGTGATAGTGTTGTTCTTGCAACGGTTAATGTTTCAGATAATGTTGTTGAAGGAATAGACTTTGTTCCTTTAACAGTCGAGTTTATGGAAAAATTTTACGCTGCTGGAAAAATACCTGGAGGCTTTGTAAAAAGAGAAGGCAAACCATCAGAAAGTGGAATACTTTCATCGAGACTTATTGATAGGCCTATTAGACCTCTTTTCCCAAAAAATTTAAGGAATGAAGTTCAAGTTATAGTAACTGTCCTTTCCGTTGACCCCAATTGTCCAACTGATGTGCTTGGAATTACCGCCGCTTCGCTTGCTTTGAATATTTCAAGAGTCCCTTTTGATGGTATCGTAGCCGGTGTTCAAATAGGATACGTTGACGGTCAATTTATCGTTTTTCCAACTGCAGAACAATTGGAAAGAAGTAAGATAGATATAGTAGTTGCTGGTACAAAAGATGCTATAACGATGGTCGAAGGTGAAGCAAAGGAAGTTACTGAAGAAGAAATGCTTCAAGCACTTATGACAGCGCATGAAGCAATTAAACAAATTGTTGCTTTCCAGGAAGAGGTAATTAAAGAATTTAATGTTGAAAAAATGCCTCTCCCAGAACCAAAGTACAATGTTGAATTAGTCGAAAAATTCGTAGAATATATAGATATGACGGAACTTGAAAAGAGAATATTCGCTAGAGGTAAACAAGAAAGAGCGGAAATGGCTGATGAGTATTACGAAAGTATTGTTCAAAAATTCTTTGAAGATAACAATATACCTGAAGAAGAACAAGAAGAATACGCAATACCTCTGAAGGAAAAATACGATGAAATATCAAAAAAATTGATGCGAAAGATAATTATAGAAAGAGGGCTAAGGGCTGACGGAAGAGGTCCAAAAGATATAAGACCAATTACTTGTGAAGTCGGGCTTTTACCACGAACTCATGGTTCTTCGCTTTTCACACGTGGTGAAACTCAAAGCTTAGGAATAGTTACATTGGGATCACCTGCGGAAGAACAAATAATCGATACTTTAATTGAAGAAGGTACAAAGAGATTTATATTGCACTATAATTTCCCGCCGTTTTCAACTGGTGAAGTCAAACCGCTGAGAGGACCAAGTAGAAGGGAAATCGGTCATGGTCATCTTGCTGAAAGAGCGGTTAAGGCGATAATTCCACCAGAGGACGAATTTCCATATGTCATTCGTGTTGTTTCAGAAATTCTTGAATCAAACGGTTCTTCCTCAATGGCAACGGTCTGTTCAGCCTCGCTCGCGCTTATGGATGCTGGTGTACCTACTAAAAAACATGTTGCAGGTGTTGCGATGGGACTAATCTTAGAAGAAGGCAAAGGAGTTATATTAACAGATATAATAGGTCTTGAAGACCACTGGGGAGATATGGATTTCAAAGTTGCAGGTACGAAAGATGGTATTACCGCATTCCAAATGGACTGTAAAGTTTCTGGGGTTAGTGAAGAACTTTTAAGACAAGCATTGTACCAAGCTAAAGAAGCCAGAATGTTTATACTAGATAAACTTTATGAAACTATTTCTGAACCCAGGAAAGAACTTTCTCCTTATGCACCAAGAATTAGTTGGTTCTTCATAGATCCAACAAGATCTGGAGAACTCATTGGACCTGGTGGAAAAACTATAAAATCGATAATTAAAATGTTCGATGTTGAAATTTCGTTAGATGATTCCACTGGTAAAGTAACTGTTAGTGGTGTTGATGCCGAAAAAGTACAGGAAGCCGTTGAATATATTCAAAATATGTTTAGAGACATATCAATTGGCGATTTGTACACAGGAAAAGTTACGAGAGTTGAAAACTACGGTATATTTGTTGAAATCATGCCCGGAAAAATAGGTTTAGTTCATTCAAGCAAACTTGGGAATGTAAAACCCACATCGTTTAAAGTTGGAGATAAAATAAAAGTTGAAGTTATAAACATCGACGATGCGGGAAGGTTGCAATTTAGGAGGTTGGAAGAGTAA
- a CDS encoding M16 family metallopeptidase, which yields MIKRLAENIFYYEIPGVRSVTIAFIIGTGPVYEPDNLLGISHFIEHTVFRKTKKRSLKKIKLPIEQVGGILNAWTDKESTVYYAKVPSTFFKTAFQILKELVFEPDFIEKNVELERKIILQEYYSDQEIPEQRLFNKFFENLIEGPHSKSIIGTEETIKNITLNDIINFHNEMYTPYNVKLILAGYIEPQDLKMVEELSLEDGFKTAKHKSKLKTGIVCDKFNETQQMHFLFSHEGIPLTDEEYAYPAMVLNTLLSSGMSSLLFEYIREKKGLVYDISTTNIQSKEWGVFSIYAATSVENSEKLFKELFSLLKNFNLTKKLFEYGKKRLLGSLELLTESTSALTSLYIQYLVNDLEVKTIDKIIERIKQVTEKDVENAYEKLIKGQWSLTYVTPEKELDIATEELII from the coding sequence ATGATAAAAAGATTAGCAGAAAACATATTTTACTACGAAATACCAGGGGTTCGCTCAGTGACAATTGCATTTATCATTGGAACTGGTCCGGTCTATGAACCGGACAATTTACTCGGTATATCTCACTTTATAGAGCACACAGTGTTCAGAAAAACAAAAAAGAGAAGCCTAAAAAAAATAAAGCTTCCAATCGAGCAAGTTGGCGGAATATTAAATGCATGGACAGACAAAGAATCAACTGTTTACTATGCGAAAGTGCCTTCTACATTCTTTAAAACAGCTTTCCAAATACTTAAAGAGCTTGTTTTTGAACCAGATTTTATAGAGAAAAACGTTGAATTGGAAAGAAAAATTATACTCCAAGAATACTATTCCGATCAGGAAATTCCTGAACAAAGGCTTTTCAACAAATTTTTTGAAAATTTAATAGAAGGGCCACACTCTAAATCTATAATTGGCACGGAAGAGACAATAAAAAATATCACGTTAAACGATATTATAAATTTTCACAATGAAATGTACACACCTTATAATGTAAAATTAATATTAGCTGGATACATTGAACCACAAGACTTAAAAATGGTAGAAGAGCTGAGTTTAGAAGACGGTTTTAAAACAGCAAAACATAAGTCAAAACTAAAAACAGGAATTGTTTGTGACAAATTTAATGAGACACAACAGATGCACTTTTTATTTTCTCATGAAGGAATCCCTTTAACAGATGAAGAATATGCTTATCCCGCGATGGTTTTAAACACTTTACTTAGTAGTGGCATGAGTTCTTTATTATTTGAGTACATCCGTGAGAAGAAAGGGCTTGTTTACGACATATCCACAACAAACATCCAATCAAAAGAATGGGGGGTATTTTCAATATACGCTGCAACATCTGTTGAAAATTCAGAAAAGTTATTTAAAGAGCTCTTTTCTCTGCTTAAAAACTTTAATTTGACGAAGAAGCTATTTGAATATGGTAAAAAAAGGCTATTAGGCTCTTTAGAACTTCTAACCGAAAGTACATCAGCTCTCACTTCACTCTATATCCAATACTTGGTAAACGATTTGGAGGTCAAAACAATTGACAAAATAATTGAAAGAATTAAACAGGTTACAGAAAAAGATGTAGAAAATGCATATGAGAAATTAATAAAAGGACAGTGGTCATTAACATATGTTACACCAGAAAAGGAACTTGATATTGCAACCGAAGAGTTGATAATCTAA
- the hslU gene encoding ATP-dependent protease ATPase subunit HslU: MLTNFDELTPRQIVEELNKYIIGQDKAKKAVAIAIRNRIRRQRLSEEWRKEVVPKNILLIGPTGVGKTEIARRLAQISGSPFLKVEATKFTEVGYVGKNVDSMIRDLVEIAVNMVKQEKIKEVEPKVKNLVEERILDALVPVKKQSVPFANIFGFQPAQEQSDDQDVRRKRAELREKLAKGEIEDLEIEIDVEINQPGIGFIGMPDMEDMGIDFSQFLGNLLPKQKKKRRMKISEARRVLTPIESEKIIDMDEVIQKALVLAQERGIIFIDELDKIAGGSQAHGPDVSRQGVQRDLLPIVEGTTVSTKYGPVKTDYILFIGAGAFHMTKPTDLIPELQGRFPIRVELEPLRQEDFVRILTEPENALLKQYKALLYTEGIELEFTQDAIDEISKIAYYLNEKMENIGARRLYTVVEKLLEDIMFQAPEVDTNKIIIDKNYVTMKLGEIVKDENLSAYIL; this comes from the coding sequence ATGCTTACAAATTTTGACGAGTTAACTCCGAGACAAATAGTAGAAGAGCTCAATAAATATATTATTGGTCAAGATAAAGCGAAAAAAGCTGTTGCAATAGCTATTAGAAATAGAATAAGAAGGCAAAGACTCTCTGAAGAATGGAGGAAGGAAGTTGTACCCAAGAATATTCTTCTGATAGGTCCAACGGGAGTTGGAAAAACGGAAATTGCAAGAAGGCTTGCGCAAATTTCCGGTTCACCATTTTTGAAGGTTGAAGCTACAAAATTTACAGAAGTTGGTTACGTTGGGAAAAACGTTGACTCTATGATTAGAGACCTTGTGGAAATTGCCGTTAATATGGTTAAGCAAGAAAAGATAAAGGAAGTTGAACCGAAGGTTAAGAACCTTGTTGAAGAAAGAATTTTAGACGCGTTAGTTCCAGTGAAAAAGCAAAGTGTGCCATTTGCAAATATTTTTGGTTTTCAACCAGCACAGGAACAATCAGATGACCAAGATGTACGTAGAAAAAGAGCAGAACTAAGGGAAAAGCTTGCAAAAGGAGAAATTGAAGATTTAGAGATAGAAATAGATGTGGAAATAAATCAGCCAGGTATAGGCTTTATAGGAATGCCAGACATGGAAGATATGGGTATAGATTTTTCCCAATTTCTTGGTAATCTACTTCCCAAGCAAAAAAAGAAAAGAAGAATGAAAATTTCTGAAGCAAGAAGGGTACTAACACCAATTGAATCAGAAAAAATAATCGATATGGATGAAGTTATTCAAAAAGCTTTAGTTCTTGCTCAAGAACGTGGAATAATTTTTATTGATGAGCTTGATAAAATCGCTGGAGGAAGTCAAGCGCACGGACCAGATGTCTCAAGGCAAGGTGTTCAAAGAGATCTGCTACCAATAGTAGAAGGTACAACAGTATCGACAAAGTATGGACCAGTTAAAACCGACTATATACTTTTTATAGGTGCTGGAGCATTTCACATGACAAAACCAACAGATTTAATTCCTGAACTTCAAGGAAGATTTCCAATAAGAGTTGAACTTGAACCACTTAGACAAGAAGACTTTGTAAGGATATTAACAGAACCGGAAAACGCGCTATTGAAACAATACAAGGCTTTACTTTACACTGAAGGGATTGAATTAGAATTTACACAAGATGCAATAGATGAAATTTCAAAGATCGCATATTATTTGAACGAAAAGATGGAAAATATTGGAGCAAGAAGATTGTATACGGTTGTTGAAAAATTACTCGAAGACATAATGTTCCAGGCACCAGAAGTTGATACAAACAAAATTATTATAGACAAAAATTATGTGACTATGAAACTTGGAGAAATAGTTAAAGACGAAAATCTTTCTGCATATATACTATAA
- a CDS encoding carbohydrate ABC transporter permease yields the protein MIVLSIFTFWPVGFSFVLSFFKWDFRNMKNPYFYGLGNYKEILKFDYPVKFPFYMGLIYSLMYIAISLILVFAIFGVINVFKKKKIEIGTVLSIISLFVYFIVRNNVILTLAIILDLIFWGVIIANFKTKIIDKQIMKDHAWLASVIGVVFYIITEFKFSAFFKGQSYGIIDYLLDASNKNLFFKALVNTTYYVILTVPIGLTLALLIALLLNNEIKFKAFFRTAFFIPFVTSSVAVGLIWKWIYNDDVGLLNYLLTTLGMQPVKWLKDAKWTIPTVSIVSIWKSVGYNAMIFLAGLQNIDTFYYEAAEVDGANSVQKFFKITWPLLSPTTFFLLIVSVIGAFKVFQEVFILYDGLPGPYGNSGMTMVYYVFDLFYRQQRMGIASAAAYLLFMVILVFTFIQYRVGDKVVEYVS from the coding sequence ATGATAGTTCTGTCTATATTTACATTCTGGCCCGTTGGTTTTTCTTTTGTACTTAGCTTTTTTAAGTGGGATTTCAGGAATATGAAAAATCCTTATTTTTATGGTCTTGGAAATTACAAAGAAATCCTAAAATTTGATTATCCTGTAAAATTTCCATTTTACATGGGTCTTATTTACAGCCTTATGTATATAGCCATCTCATTAATACTCGTCTTCGCAATCTTTGGAGTAATTAATGTATTTAAAAAGAAAAAAATAGAAATTGGAACTGTATTGTCAATCATCTCTTTATTTGTTTATTTTATAGTGAGGAACAACGTTATTTTAACTTTAGCTATAATATTAGATTTAATTTTTTGGGGAGTAATTATAGCGAACTTTAAGACAAAAATTATTGATAAACAAATCATGAAAGATCATGCCTGGCTTGCTTCTGTAATAGGTGTCGTTTTTTACATAATAACAGAGTTCAAATTTTCAGCATTTTTTAAAGGACAAAGTTACGGAATTATTGATTATTTACTTGATGCTTCCAATAAAAATCTGTTTTTCAAAGCTCTTGTTAACACGACTTATTATGTTATTCTTACCGTTCCTATAGGACTAACTCTGGCTCTTTTGATAGCCTTACTGTTAAATAATGAAATTAAATTTAAGGCATTCTTCAGAACAGCATTTTTTATTCCTTTTGTCACATCATCTGTTGCTGTTGGACTCATTTGGAAGTGGATTTACAACGATGACGTTGGCCTTTTGAATTATCTTTTAACAACATTGGGAATGCAACCTGTGAAATGGTTGAAGGATGCAAAATGGACGATTCCAACGGTAAGTATAGTTTCAATATGGAAGAGTGTGGGATATAACGCAATGATTTTCTTAGCAGGTTTGCAAAACATAGATACTTTTTATTACGAAGCAGCTGAAGTTGATGGAGCGAATAGTGTGCAGAAATTTTTCAAAATTACTTGGCCACTTTTATCACCAACTACGTTTTTCTTGCTTATAGTCTCTGTTATCGGTGCATTTAAGGTTTTCCAGGAAGTTTTTATATTATACGATGGCCTACCAGGTCCTTACGGAAACAGTGGAATGACGATGGTTTACTACGTGTTTGACTTATTTTATAGACAACAAAGAATGGGAATTGCCAGCGCAGCAGCTTATCTTTTGTTCATGGTTATACTTGTTTTCACGTTCATCCAATACCGCGTTGGCGATAAAGTTGTAGAATACGTAAGTTAA